AATTCAACCATTGAATGAATAATACTTTGAGGATGTATAACAACATCAATATCATCACATTTTTTATCAAAGAAAAACATGGCTTCTATCACTTCAAAGCCTTTGTTTATCAGGGTGGCTGAGTCAACCGTGATTTTCCTACCCATGTTCCACGTAGGATGCTTCAGCACATCTTCTACATTGACGCTTTGTAAGTCTTTGAGTTTTTTGCCCCTAAAAGGTCCTCCTGATGCTGTGAGAATTATCTTTTTTATATTTTTTTTGTCTTCACCTACAAGGCACTGGAAAATAGCACTGTGTTCTGAGTCAACAGGAATAAGAACAGGGATAGAATCTTTTGCTTGTTTTTGGGAAAGAATCCTTTTTATAATCTTTCCACCTGTCACAAGCGTCTCTTTGTTGGCAAGAGCAACTCTTTTACCTGCCAAAATAGCCTCAACTGTCGGCACCAAACCAGATATACCAATAAGTGCATTTACAATCAAATCTGCTGCTGGATATGTTGCAATGCTAATTAGCCCTTCATGACCTGTTACAACTATCTTATCAGGAAAATTTTCTTTTAATACAGTGTAGTACTTTTCATCTACAATACATAAAATGTCAGGGTTAAGCTCTCTTGCTTGCTTAATTAAAAGATCCACATTTTTGTGCGCTGAAAGTCCCACAACTTTAATCCCAAGCTTTTTTGCAACATCTATTGTCTGAACACCTATAGACCC
The sequence above is drawn from the Caldicellulosiruptor bescii DSM 6725 genome and encodes:
- a CDS encoding 1-deoxy-D-xylulose-5-phosphate reductoisomerase, coding for MTKSICILGSTGSIGVQTIDVAKKLGIKVVGLSAHKNVDLLIKQARELNPDILCIVDEKYYTVLKENFPDKIVVTGHEGLISIATYPAADLIVNALIGISGLVPTVEAILAGKRVALANKETLVTGGKIIKRILSQKQAKDSIPVLIPVDSEHSAIFQCLVGEDKKNIKKIILTASGGPFRGKKLKDLQSVNVEDVLKHPTWNMGRKITVDSATLINKGFEVIEAMFFFDKKCDDIDVVIHPQSIIHSMVEFIDGSVKAQLSYPDMRLPIEYALTFPERGKAVAAPLDLARVKNLTFEEPDFDTFFLLKIAYECAKKGESYPIVLNAANEEAVKYFLEGKIGFVDIMKYVAKNIESHRGQKVESIQDVLEIDAEARQKFKNLVEGEKN